A DNA window from Dama dama isolate Ldn47 chromosome 19, ASM3311817v1, whole genome shotgun sequence contains the following coding sequences:
- the EIF4G1 gene encoding eukaryotic translation initiation factor 4 gamma 1 isoform X6 yields MNQPPQIAPKRERKTIRIRDPNQGGKDITEEIMSGARTASTPTPPQTGGGLEPQANGETPQVAVVVRPDDRSQGAIIGERPGLPGPEHSPSESQPSSPSPTPSPPPVLEPGSEPNLTVLSVTGDTMTTGMIQTSVEESTPTPPETGEPYCLSPEPTPLAEPILEVEVTLSKPVPESEFSSSPLQVPSPLASHKVEILPEPNGTVPSENLEPEVESSPELAPLPPPACPSESPMPVAPTAQPEELLNGAPSPPTMDINPASEPEEQAKEATVSVTPPTVLSATPALAPPLASPAQEEDMEEEEEEEEEGEAEGEKGGEEPLPQESTPVPAHLSQDLEVAVATQVAVSVPKRRRKIKELNKKEAVGDLLDAFKEANPGVPEVENQPPVGNNPSPEPEGSSVPLRSEEGEETWDSKEDKIQNAENIQPGEQKYEYKSDQWKPLNLEEKKRYDREFLLGFQFIFASMQKPEGLPHISDVVLDKANKTPLRPLDPSRLQGINCGPDFTPSFANLGRPALSNRGPPRGGPGGELPRGPQAGLGPRRSQQGPRKEPRKIIATVSMTEDIKLNKAEKAWKPSSKRTAADKDRGEEDADGSKTQDLFRRVRSILNKLTPQMFQQLMKQVTQLAIDTEERLKGVIDLIFEKAISEPNFSVAYANMCRCLMALKVPTTEKPTVTVNFRKLLLNRCQKEFEKDKDDDEVFEKKQKEMDEAATAEERGRLKEELEEARDIARRRSLGNIKFIGELFKLKMLTEAIMHDCVVKLLKNHDEESLECLCRLLTTIGKDLDFEKAKPRMDQYFNQMEKIIKEKKTSSRIRFMLQDVLDLRKSNWVPRRGDQGPKTIDQIHKEAEMEEHREHIKVQQLMAKGSDKRRGGPPGPPISRGLPLVDDGGWNTVPISKGSRPIDTSRLTKITKPGSIDSNNQLFAPGGRLSWGKGSSGGSGAKPSDAASEAARPATSTLNRFSALQQAVPTESTDNRRVVQRSSLSRERGEKAGDRGDRLERSERGGDRGDRLDRARTPATKRSFSKEVEERSRERPSQPDGLRKAASLTEDRDRGREAVKREAALPPVGPPKAALSEEELEKKSRAIIEEYLHLNDMKEAVQCVQELASPSLLFIFVRHGIESTLERSAIAREHMGRLLHQLLCAGHFSTAQYYQGLYEILELAEDMEIDIPHVWLYLAELITPILQEGGVPMGELFREVTKPLRPLGKAASLLVEILGLLCKSMGPKKVGTLWREAGLTWKEFLPEGQDVSAFVTAQKVEYTLGEESETPGQRLFSFEELRRQLEKLLQEGSSNQRVFDWIEANLNEQQVTSNTLVRALMTTVCYSAIIFESSLRVDVAVLKARAKLLQKYLSDEQKELQALYALQALVVTLDQPPNLLGMFFDALYDEDVVKEDAFYSWESSKDPAEQQGKGVALKSVTTFFKWLREAEEEESDHN; encoded by the exons ATGAATCAGCCACCCCAGATTGCTCCAAAGAGGGAGCGGAAGACG atcCGAATTCGAGACCCAAACCAAGGAGGGAAGGATATCACAGAGGAGATCATGTCTGGGGCCCGCACTGCCTCTacacccacccctccccag ACGGGAGGCGGTCTGGAGCCTCAGGCTAATGGGGAGACACCCCAGGTTGCTGTCGTCGTCCGGCCAG ATGACCGGTCGCAGGGAGCAATCATTGGGGAGCGGCCAGGGTTACCTGGCCCAGAGCACAGCCCTTCAGAATCCCAGCCTTCATCACCTTCTCCAACCCCATCACCGCCCCCAGTCTTGGAACCGGGATCTGAGCCTAATCTCACAGTCCTGTCTGTTACTGGGGACACGATGACAACGGGGATGATACAGACGTCTGTAGAAGAATCAACCCCCACGCCCCCTGAAACTGGGGAGCCATATTGCCTCTCTCCAGAACCCACTCCCCTCGCTGAACCCATATTGGAAGTAGAAGTGACGCTGAGCAAACCAGTTCCAGAGTCTGAGTTCTCTTCCAGTCCTCTCCAGGTTCCCAGCCCCCTGGCATCTCACAAGGTGGAAATTCTTCCTGAGCCTAATGGCACAGTCCCATCTGAGAATTTGGAACCAGAGGTGGAGTCAAGCCCAGAGCttgcccctctccctcctccagcttGTCCCTCTGAATCCCCCATGCCTGTTGCTCCAACTGCCCAACCTGAGGAACTGCTCAACGGAGCCCCTTCACCACCAACTATGGACATAAACCCAGCCAGTGAACCGGAGGAACAGGCCAAGGAGGCTACAGTGTCGGTGACTCCCCCCACTGTCCTTTCTGCTACCCCAGCTCTGGCTCCTCCACTGGCTTCCCCTGCTCAGGAGGAGgacatggaggaggaggaagaagaggaagaggaaggagaagctgagggtgagaagggaggagaggaaccTCTCCCCCAAGAGAGCACCCCTGTCCCAGCCCACCTGTCCCAGGATTTGGAGGTGGCAGTAGCCACCCAAG TGGCAGTGTCTGTGCCAAAGAGGAGACGGAAAATTAAGGAGCTAAATAAGAAGGAGGCTGTAGGAGACCTTCTAGATGCCTTCAAGGAG GCGAACCCAGGGGTACCAGAGGTGGAAAATCAGCCTCCTGTAGGCAACAATCCCAGCCCAGAGCCTGAGGGCAGCAGTGTGCCCCTGCGGtctgaggaaggagaggagaccTGGGATTCAAAGGAAGACAAGATTCAAAATGCAGAGAATATCCAGCCAGGGGAACAGAAGTATGAATATAAGTCAG ATCAGTGGAAGCCTCTAAACCTTGAGGAGAAAAAGCGTTACGACCGAGAGTTCCTGCTTGGCTTTCAGTTCATCTTTGCCAGTATGCAGAAGCCTGAGGGATTGCCCCACATCAGTGACGTGGTGTTGGATAAG GCCAATAAAACACCATTGCGACCGCTggacccctctagacttcagGGCATAAATTGTGGCCCAGACTTCACTCCGTCCTTTGCCAACCTTGGCCGACCAGCCCTTAGCAACCGTGGGCCCCCAAGGGGTGGGCCAGGTGGGGAGCTGCCCCGAGGGCCG CAGGCTGGCCTGGGACCCCGGCGATCTCAGCAGGGCCCCCGAAAGGAACCACGGAAGATCATTGCCACAGTGTCAATGACCGAAGATATAAAactgaataaagcagaaaagGCCTGGAAACCCAGTAGCAAGCGGACGGCGGCTGATAAGGACCGAGGGGAAGAGGATGCTGATGGCAGCAAAACCCAG GACCTGTTCCGCAGGGTGCGCTCCATCTTGAATAAACTGACACCCCAGATGTTCCAGCAGCTAATGAAGCAGGTGACACAGCTAGCCATTGATACCGAGGAACGTCTCAAAGGAGTCATTGACCTCATCTTCGAGAAGGCCATTTCAGAACCCAACTTCTCCGTGGCCTATGCCAACATGTGCCGCTGCCTCATGGCG CTGAAAGTGCCCACTACAGAAAAGCCAACAGTGACTGTGAACTTCCGAAAACTGTTGTTAAATCGATGTCAGAAGGAGTTTGAAAAAGACAAAGATGATGATGAGGTTTTTGAGAAGAAGCAAaaagagatggatgaagctgcTACG GCAGAGGAACGGGGACGCCTGAAAGAGGAGCTGGAAGAGGCTCGAGACATAGCCCGGCGGCGCTCGTTAGGGAATATCAAGTTTATCGGGGAGCTGTTCAAACTGAAGATGTTAACAGAGGCAATCATGCATGACTGTGTGGTTAAACTACTTAAGAACCATGATGAAGAGTCCCTTGAATGCCTTTGCCGTCTGCTCACCACCATTGGCAAAGACCTGGACTTTGAAAAGGCCAAG CCCCGGATGGATCAGTATTTCAACCAGatggaaaaaattattaaagaaaagaagacTTCATCCCGGATCCGCTTTATGCTGCAGGATGTGCTGGATCTGCGAAAG AGCAACTGGGTGCCACGCCGAGGGGACCAGGGTCCCAAGACAATTGACCAAATCCACAAGGAAGCTGAGATGGAGGAGCATCGGGAGCACATAAAAGTGCAGCAGCTAATGGCCAAGGGCAGCGACAAGCGTCGAGGTGGCCCTCCAGGCCCACCCATCA GCCGTGGCCTTCCACTTGTGGATGATGGTGGCTGGAACACAGTACCCATCAGCAAGGGCAGCCGCCCTATTGACACTTCTCGACTCACTAAGATCACGAAG CCTGGCTCCATCGATTCTAATAACCAGCTGTTTGCACCTGGAGGTCGATTGAGCTGGGGCAAGGGTAGCAGTGGAGGCTCCGGAGCCAAGCCCTCCGATGCAG catcagaagCTGCTCGTCCAGCCACTAGTACCTTGAATCGCTTCTCAGCCCTTCAACAAGCAGTACCAACAGAAAGCACAGATAACAGACGGGTGGTGCAGAG GAGTAGCTTGAGCCGGGAACGAGGTGAGAAAGCTGGGGACCGGGGAGACCGCCTAGAGCGGAGTGAACGGGGAGGTGACCGTGGTGACCGGCTTGATCGCGCGCGAACACCCGCCACCAAGCGGAGCTTCAGCAAGGAAGTGGAGGAACGGAGTAGAGAGCGGCCCTCTCAGCCTGATGGACTGCGCAAGGCAGCTAGCCTCACGGAGGATCGGGACCGCGGGCGGGAAGCTG TGAAGCGAGAAGCTGCCCTCCCTCCGGTGGGTCCCCCGAAGGCTGCGCTCTCTGAAGAGGAGCTGGAGAAGAAATCTAGGGCCATCATTGAGGAGTACCTCCATCTCAATGACATGAAG GAGGCAGTGCAGTGCGTGCAGGAGCTGGCCTCGCCCTcactgctcttcatctttgtgcGGCACGGCATCGAGTCCACACTGGAGCGCAGCGCCATTGCTCGGGAGCACATGGGGCGGCTGCTGCACCAGCTGCTCTGTGCCGGACACTTCTCCACTGCTCAGTACTACCAAGG GCTATATGAAATTCTAGAGTTGGCTGAAGACATGGAAATTGACATTCCTCATGTGTGGCTCTACCTAGCAGAATTGATAACGCCCATTCTGCAGGAAGGTGGGGTGCCCATGGGGGAGCTGTTCAG GGAAGTAACAAAACCTCTGAGACCCCTGGGCAAGGCTGCTTCCCTGTTGGTAGAGATCCTGGGGCTCCTGTGCAAAAGCATG GGTCCTAAAAAGGTGGGGACGCTGTGGCGAGAGGCTGGACTCACCTGGAAGGAATTTCTACCTGAAGGCCAGGATGTCAGTGCCTTTGTCACTGCGCAG AAGGTGGAGTATACCCTGGGAGAGGAGTCAGAAACCCCGGGCCAGAGGTTGTTCTCCTTCGAGGAGCTGCGCAGGCAGCTAGAGAAGCTGCTGCAGGAGGGCAGCAGTAACCAGCGGGTGTTTGACTGGATAGAG GCCAACCTGAATGAGCAGCAGGTGACATCCAACACATTAGTTCGAGCCCTCATGACAACAGTCTGCTATTCTGCAATTATCT TTGAGTCTTCTCTCCGAGTGGATGTTGCAGTGCTGAAAGCACGAGCGAAACTGCTACAGAAATACCTAAGTGACGAGCAGAAGGAGCTGCAGGCGCTCTATGCCCTCCAGGCCCTTGTAGTGACCTTAGACCAGCCCCCTA
- the EIF4G1 gene encoding eukaryotic translation initiation factor 4 gamma 1 isoform X2: protein MNKAPQPTGPPPAPSPGLPQPAFPPGQTAPVVFSTPQATQMNTPSQPRQHFYPSRAQPPSSAASRVQSAAPARPGPAAHVYPAGSQVMMIPSQISYPASQGAYYIPGQGRSTYVVPTQQYSVQPGAPSFYPGASPTEFGTYAGAYYPAQGVQQFPTGVAPPPVLMNQPPQIAPKRERKTIRIRDPNQGGKDITEEIMSGARTASTPTPPQTGGGLEPQANGETPQVAVVVRPDDRSQGAIIGERPGLPGPEHSPSESQPSSPSPTPSPPPVLEPGSEPNLTVLSVTGDTMTTGMIQTSVEESTPTPPETGEPYCLSPEPTPLAEPILEVEVTLSKPVPESEFSSSPLQVPSPLASHKVEILPEPNGTVPSENLEPEVESSPELAPLPPPACPSESPMPVAPTAQPEELLNGAPSPPTMDINPASEPEEQAKEATVSVTPPTVLSATPALAPPLASPAQEEDMEEEEEEEEEGEAEGEKGGEEPLPQESTPVPAHLSQDLEVAVATQVAVSVPKRRRKIKELNKKEAVGDLLDAFKEANPGVPEVENQPPVGNNPSPEPEGSSVPLRSEEGEETWDSKEDKIQNAENIQPGEQKYEYKSDQWKPLNLEEKKRYDREFLLGFQFIFASMQKPEGLPHISDVVLDKANKTPLRPLDPSRLQGINCGPDFTPSFANLGRPALSNRGPPRGGPGGELPRGPAGLGPRRSQQGPRKEPRKIIATVSMTEDIKLNKAEKAWKPSSKRTAADKDRGEEDADGSKTQDLFRRVRSILNKLTPQMFQQLMKQVTQLAIDTEERLKGVIDLIFEKAISEPNFSVAYANMCRCLMALKVPTTEKPTVTVNFRKLLLNRCQKEFEKDKDDDEVFEKKQKEMDEAATAEERGRLKEELEEARDIARRRSLGNIKFIGELFKLKMLTEAIMHDCVVKLLKNHDEESLECLCRLLTTIGKDLDFEKAKPRMDQYFNQMEKIIKEKKTSSRIRFMLQDVLDLRKSNWVPRRGDQGPKTIDQIHKEAEMEEHREHIKVQQLMAKGSDKRRGGPPGPPISRGLPLVDDGGWNTVPISKGSRPIDTSRLTKITKPGSIDSNNQLFAPGGRLSWGKGSSGGSGAKPSDAASEAARPATSTLNRFSALQQAVPTESTDNRRVVQRSSLSRERGEKAGDRGDRLERSERGGDRGDRLDRARTPATKRSFSKEVEERSRERPSQPDGLRKAASLTEDRDRGREAVKREAALPPVGPPKAALSEEELEKKSRAIIEEYLHLNDMKEAVQCVQELASPSLLFIFVRHGIESTLERSAIAREHMGRLLHQLLCAGHFSTAQYYQGLYEILELAEDMEIDIPHVWLYLAELITPILQEGGVPMGELFREVTKPLRPLGKAASLLVEILGLLCKSMGPKKVGTLWREAGLTWKEFLPEGQDVSAFVTAQKVEYTLGEESETPGQRLFSFEELRRQLEKLLQEGSSNQRVFDWIEANLNEQQVTSNTLVRALMTTVCYSAIIFESSLRVDVAVLKARAKLLQKYLSDEQKELQALYALQALVVTLDQPPNLLGMFFDALYDEDVVKEDAFYSWESSKDPAEQQGKGVALKSVTTFFKWLREAEEEESDHN from the exons ATGAACAAAGCTCCACAGCCCACAGGCCCCCCACCTGCCCCATCCCCTGGACTCCCACAG CCAGCGTTTCCCCCGGGGCAGACAGCACCGGTGGTGTTCAGTACGCCTCAAGCGACACAAATGAACACGCCTTCTCAGCCCCGCCAG CACTTCTACCCTAGCCGGGCCCAGCCCCCGAGCAGTGCAGCCTCCCGAGTGCAGAGTGCAGCCCCTGCCCGCCCTGGCCCAGCTGCCCATGTCTACCCTGCTGGATCCCAAGTAATGATGATCCCTTCCCAGATCTCCTACCCAGCCTCCCAGGGGGCCTACTACATCCCTGGACAG GGCCGTTCCACATATGTTGTCCCGACACAGCAGTATTCTGTGCAGCCGGGAGCCCCAAGCTTCTACCCAGGTGCAAGCCCTACAGAGTTTGGGACCTACG CTGGCGCTTACTACCCAGCCCAGGGTGTGCAGCAGTTTCCCACTGGTGTGGCTCCCCCACCTGTTTTGATGAATCAGCCACCCCAGATTGCTCCAAAGAGGGAGCGGAAGACG atcCGAATTCGAGACCCAAACCAAGGAGGGAAGGATATCACAGAGGAGATCATGTCTGGGGCCCGCACTGCCTCTacacccacccctccccag ACGGGAGGCGGTCTGGAGCCTCAGGCTAATGGGGAGACACCCCAGGTTGCTGTCGTCGTCCGGCCAG ATGACCGGTCGCAGGGAGCAATCATTGGGGAGCGGCCAGGGTTACCTGGCCCAGAGCACAGCCCTTCAGAATCCCAGCCTTCATCACCTTCTCCAACCCCATCACCGCCCCCAGTCTTGGAACCGGGATCTGAGCCTAATCTCACAGTCCTGTCTGTTACTGGGGACACGATGACAACGGGGATGATACAGACGTCTGTAGAAGAATCAACCCCCACGCCCCCTGAAACTGGGGAGCCATATTGCCTCTCTCCAGAACCCACTCCCCTCGCTGAACCCATATTGGAAGTAGAAGTGACGCTGAGCAAACCAGTTCCAGAGTCTGAGTTCTCTTCCAGTCCTCTCCAGGTTCCCAGCCCCCTGGCATCTCACAAGGTGGAAATTCTTCCTGAGCCTAATGGCACAGTCCCATCTGAGAATTTGGAACCAGAGGTGGAGTCAAGCCCAGAGCttgcccctctccctcctccagcttGTCCCTCTGAATCCCCCATGCCTGTTGCTCCAACTGCCCAACCTGAGGAACTGCTCAACGGAGCCCCTTCACCACCAACTATGGACATAAACCCAGCCAGTGAACCGGAGGAACAGGCCAAGGAGGCTACAGTGTCGGTGACTCCCCCCACTGTCCTTTCTGCTACCCCAGCTCTGGCTCCTCCACTGGCTTCCCCTGCTCAGGAGGAGgacatggaggaggaggaagaagaggaagaggaaggagaagctgagggtgagaagggaggagaggaaccTCTCCCCCAAGAGAGCACCCCTGTCCCAGCCCACCTGTCCCAGGATTTGGAGGTGGCAGTAGCCACCCAAG TGGCAGTGTCTGTGCCAAAGAGGAGACGGAAAATTAAGGAGCTAAATAAGAAGGAGGCTGTAGGAGACCTTCTAGATGCCTTCAAGGAG GCGAACCCAGGGGTACCAGAGGTGGAAAATCAGCCTCCTGTAGGCAACAATCCCAGCCCAGAGCCTGAGGGCAGCAGTGTGCCCCTGCGGtctgaggaaggagaggagaccTGGGATTCAAAGGAAGACAAGATTCAAAATGCAGAGAATATCCAGCCAGGGGAACAGAAGTATGAATATAAGTCAG ATCAGTGGAAGCCTCTAAACCTTGAGGAGAAAAAGCGTTACGACCGAGAGTTCCTGCTTGGCTTTCAGTTCATCTTTGCCAGTATGCAGAAGCCTGAGGGATTGCCCCACATCAGTGACGTGGTGTTGGATAAG GCCAATAAAACACCATTGCGACCGCTggacccctctagacttcagGGCATAAATTGTGGCCCAGACTTCACTCCGTCCTTTGCCAACCTTGGCCGACCAGCCCTTAGCAACCGTGGGCCCCCAAGGGGTGGGCCAGGTGGGGAGCTGCCCCGAGGGCCG GCTGGCCTGGGACCCCGGCGATCTCAGCAGGGCCCCCGAAAGGAACCACGGAAGATCATTGCCACAGTGTCAATGACCGAAGATATAAAactgaataaagcagaaaagGCCTGGAAACCCAGTAGCAAGCGGACGGCGGCTGATAAGGACCGAGGGGAAGAGGATGCTGATGGCAGCAAAACCCAG GACCTGTTCCGCAGGGTGCGCTCCATCTTGAATAAACTGACACCCCAGATGTTCCAGCAGCTAATGAAGCAGGTGACACAGCTAGCCATTGATACCGAGGAACGTCTCAAAGGAGTCATTGACCTCATCTTCGAGAAGGCCATTTCAGAACCCAACTTCTCCGTGGCCTATGCCAACATGTGCCGCTGCCTCATGGCG CTGAAAGTGCCCACTACAGAAAAGCCAACAGTGACTGTGAACTTCCGAAAACTGTTGTTAAATCGATGTCAGAAGGAGTTTGAAAAAGACAAAGATGATGATGAGGTTTTTGAGAAGAAGCAAaaagagatggatgaagctgcTACG GCAGAGGAACGGGGACGCCTGAAAGAGGAGCTGGAAGAGGCTCGAGACATAGCCCGGCGGCGCTCGTTAGGGAATATCAAGTTTATCGGGGAGCTGTTCAAACTGAAGATGTTAACAGAGGCAATCATGCATGACTGTGTGGTTAAACTACTTAAGAACCATGATGAAGAGTCCCTTGAATGCCTTTGCCGTCTGCTCACCACCATTGGCAAAGACCTGGACTTTGAAAAGGCCAAG CCCCGGATGGATCAGTATTTCAACCAGatggaaaaaattattaaagaaaagaagacTTCATCCCGGATCCGCTTTATGCTGCAGGATGTGCTGGATCTGCGAAAG AGCAACTGGGTGCCACGCCGAGGGGACCAGGGTCCCAAGACAATTGACCAAATCCACAAGGAAGCTGAGATGGAGGAGCATCGGGAGCACATAAAAGTGCAGCAGCTAATGGCCAAGGGCAGCGACAAGCGTCGAGGTGGCCCTCCAGGCCCACCCATCA GCCGTGGCCTTCCACTTGTGGATGATGGTGGCTGGAACACAGTACCCATCAGCAAGGGCAGCCGCCCTATTGACACTTCTCGACTCACTAAGATCACGAAG CCTGGCTCCATCGATTCTAATAACCAGCTGTTTGCACCTGGAGGTCGATTGAGCTGGGGCAAGGGTAGCAGTGGAGGCTCCGGAGCCAAGCCCTCCGATGCAG catcagaagCTGCTCGTCCAGCCACTAGTACCTTGAATCGCTTCTCAGCCCTTCAACAAGCAGTACCAACAGAAAGCACAGATAACAGACGGGTGGTGCAGAG GAGTAGCTTGAGCCGGGAACGAGGTGAGAAAGCTGGGGACCGGGGAGACCGCCTAGAGCGGAGTGAACGGGGAGGTGACCGTGGTGACCGGCTTGATCGCGCGCGAACACCCGCCACCAAGCGGAGCTTCAGCAAGGAAGTGGAGGAACGGAGTAGAGAGCGGCCCTCTCAGCCTGATGGACTGCGCAAGGCAGCTAGCCTCACGGAGGATCGGGACCGCGGGCGGGAAGCTG TGAAGCGAGAAGCTGCCCTCCCTCCGGTGGGTCCCCCGAAGGCTGCGCTCTCTGAAGAGGAGCTGGAGAAGAAATCTAGGGCCATCATTGAGGAGTACCTCCATCTCAATGACATGAAG GAGGCAGTGCAGTGCGTGCAGGAGCTGGCCTCGCCCTcactgctcttcatctttgtgcGGCACGGCATCGAGTCCACACTGGAGCGCAGCGCCATTGCTCGGGAGCACATGGGGCGGCTGCTGCACCAGCTGCTCTGTGCCGGACACTTCTCCACTGCTCAGTACTACCAAGG GCTATATGAAATTCTAGAGTTGGCTGAAGACATGGAAATTGACATTCCTCATGTGTGGCTCTACCTAGCAGAATTGATAACGCCCATTCTGCAGGAAGGTGGGGTGCCCATGGGGGAGCTGTTCAG GGAAGTAACAAAACCTCTGAGACCCCTGGGCAAGGCTGCTTCCCTGTTGGTAGAGATCCTGGGGCTCCTGTGCAAAAGCATG GGTCCTAAAAAGGTGGGGACGCTGTGGCGAGAGGCTGGACTCACCTGGAAGGAATTTCTACCTGAAGGCCAGGATGTCAGTGCCTTTGTCACTGCGCAG AAGGTGGAGTATACCCTGGGAGAGGAGTCAGAAACCCCGGGCCAGAGGTTGTTCTCCTTCGAGGAGCTGCGCAGGCAGCTAGAGAAGCTGCTGCAGGAGGGCAGCAGTAACCAGCGGGTGTTTGACTGGATAGAG GCCAACCTGAATGAGCAGCAGGTGACATCCAACACATTAGTTCGAGCCCTCATGACAACAGTCTGCTATTCTGCAATTATCT TTGAGTCTTCTCTCCGAGTGGATGTTGCAGTGCTGAAAGCACGAGCGAAACTGCTACAGAAATACCTAAGTGACGAGCAGAAGGAGCTGCAGGCGCTCTATGCCCTCCAGGCCCTTGTAGTGACCTTAGACCAGCCCCCTA